In the genome of Helicovermis profundi, the window ATTTTTTAGATGTTTTTTTCATAAAATGTTCAATAAATAAAGGAATATCCTCTTTTATCTCCCTAAGTGGAGGAAGTTTCAGCGGAAGAACGTTTAACCTATAATATAAATCTTTTCTAAATTTACCATTTACGACGTCATCTTCTAAATTTGAATTGGTAGCAGCAATTAATCTTACATCTACAACCATTTCTTTAAGTCCACCTACTCTACATACTACGCCTTCTTCAATAACTCTTAAAAGTTTTGATTGCATATCAAGTGGCATTTCACCTATTTCATCTAAAAAAAGAGTTCCACCATCAGCAATTTCAAACTTTCCGGGTTGTCCACTTTTTTTTGCTCCTGTAAAAGCACCTTCTTCATATCCAAAAAGTTCAGTTTCAATTAAGTTTTTTGGTATTGCCGCGCAGTTCAGCGCAACAAATGATTCATTTTTTCTTACTCCATAATTATGTATAGATTGAGCAAAACTCTCTTTTCCAGTACCACTTTCGCCTAGTATTAATACAGTAGATTTGCTATCGGAAATTTTCATAGCCATTTTTTTTACATCTTTTATTTTTTTTGATTTTCCTATTATTTTATCAAAAGTATAGATTGCATGTCTTCCCATAATATCATTTGCAAGTTTTCTAATTTTTTTTATATCTTTAAATATTAGTATAATATTTTTTACTTCGCCTAAAGTATCATATATAGGGTATACTGTTAGAGAATACATTAATTTATTTCTCTTTGTATTAACAAATACTTCTTTGTCGCTGTAGTTTTCATTGTTATACACACTTGAAGTCATATCATTCCAGCCTTTAAATAAACGCCAAGCTTTAAAAGAATCAAGCTCCTTCGAACTAAATCCAAACATTTCTTTAATATATCTATTGTATGATTTAATATTCCCTTCCAAATCGCAAGTTAGTATACCAGAATTAATAAAATCCATTATTGTTTCAGAATATTTTTTTTCTAAAGCTAAACTTTCATTTGCTTCTTCTTTTTCAATAATTTTTGTAATTGAGTTTGCTATTGATATTGCAATTCCAAGCGTATGTGGATGCATAAATTCTTTATAACCTGTAATATCAATTATACCAAGCATTTTCCCACTTTTATTTATTATCGGTGAGGCTGAACATGTCCATTTTCGGTAAGCCAAAATATAATGATCATCACCTGAAATTTGTATAGGCTTTTTTTCAGATATTACAAGAGACATTGCATTTGTTCCAATACTATCTTCATTCATATAAGCGCCCGGAATCATCTTCATATTTTTAGCAACTTCCATTATTTCGCCTTCGCCAAAAGTCATTAAAATACAGCCATTTGGATCCGTTAATATTCCAAAAAATTTAGAATCACTATAATAATTATTAATGTCATCAATAAATTTTTTTGAAATGTCTATGATATACTTATTTTCTTCTATTTTCTTATGTAATTCACTTTGATTAATTATTTTCTTAGAAATAATTTGATTTTTACTTAATTTCATATTTTCACATCTTATATGAGAATTTTTTATTATATCATTCATAATAATTACTCCTTTTAATCCCAAGTTCTTCAAATACTCTTTTTACAGTACTATAGCTATATCCTTTTCTACTTAATAAGCCCATCAATCTATTATATTTTTTTTCAAATGGTATATCTCCATATTGATTAAATTTTTTTATAGCGATTTCTTTAGCAGCTAAAAATTCCTCATCTTCTCCAACATAACTTAATACATTTTCAATTATTTCTTTACTAATACCTTTTCTAAATAATTCTTGTTTAAGCCTGTTTTTACCATATCTTTCAATTCTAAATTCTACATACTTCTCTGTAAATTCTACATCATTAATTAAATTTAATTTTTTTAATTTTAATAGGACTTCATCTATAACACTCTTTTCATATTCTTTTGTAGTCATTTTATCTCTTATTTCTTTTTCAGTTCTATCTCTATAGCTCAGAACGTTTAATGCATAATTAAATCCTTTTTTTACTTCATTTTCTCTCATAAATTCCTCTTTATTTTAAAAAAAATAGACATAAAGTCTATTTTTAAAATTATTTTTGTGTTCTAAATCTTTTATCCTCAATTTTAATTTTAATCCAATCAATTTTCATATAATGACCAGTAAACCAGCCATAAGAGTGTGTGAAAATTCTAATATTTTTTTTATTAATATTTACTCCATTCACTTTATATTCTTTTCCATTTAAAATATAAGTTATTTTATTGTTTCTTGTATCATAAATCAACTTTTCTTCAAACCAATCATCAAAAATTGGATCTGTAACTTGATAATTATAGTCCTGTTTCCAATTTGGAGGAAGTATTCTAAAAATATCTCTACCAGGTCTTGTAGCTTTTTTATTATAATTATGCGTATATTCAACTAATACAGCACCTTCACCAAGACTTTTAACCCAATCATTGTCAATAATTTTGGGCTTTAAATTATCTGAATTTGTTTGCATTAAAGCAAATCCACCAGTAAAATGATCATTTGCATAATGAAGTTTAATCCTTCTTTCAATAGTAATAACGTCACCAGCAACTACCGGAAGTGGCTTGCTTAATAAATAAGGTCCCCTATCAGTTTCATCATCTTCTAGCGTTAATATACCGTTTTTAGTATTTACTCTATCATATGCAGGAAATCCAGTTTCCCATTCACCAACATACCAAAAGTCTCTATTTATTGTATTAAAATCATCTTCATAAGTAAAAGCTACCTTAGTTCTATTTAAATTGTTAAATTGATAAAAATAAAAACCTATAATCAAACCTATAAATAACAATAATGCAACTATCCTCTTTATCATAAAATCATTCCTTTTGATTATTAGTGGAAATTAATAGCTGCAAGCGCTACTGAAATAAACGATGAAACCACCATAGCTCCAATAATCACAATTGTTACAATCTTCTTCATTTTATAACTCATAATTTTCTCCTTTTTTAATAGTTATCCTATATATATTATTTTATAATCAACTTAGCATACTGTCAATTTCTTCTTTAGTTAAAACAAAAATAAATTTATGCTTTTTTCCCAAATAATTTAAAAAGAATTCAATATTTAATGAATAATCAAGGTCAAAGTATATTAACAATTCATCAACATATTTCTCTAGTTTATTTGAAATAAATTTTTCCTTTACACTAACAACAATTTCTCTTTCTTCAATTTCACTTGCAATATTTTTTTTACTTGCGAAATTATAAATTTCTGAGAATACTATTTTTTTTACAGAAAAATAAATTTTAAATCTAATTATACTTTTTATAAAAATTATAATTATTGCTATACTCACTGTAACTAACAAGGCAAAAGTAATATTACTCATAATTCTCCTTTATTCAAAATTCTTTATATATATTTGATTAATAGCCTTTTCAACTTCACTGTTAAATTTTTCAAATTTCTCAATTAAGTTTTCTGCTTCCACTGTCAAGTGTGATCCACCACCACCAAGACCACCACTGCTTCGTTTTAATATTTTTATATTTAAATTTGATTCTATATTTTTTACTATTTTAAGCGCTTTCGTATATGACATATTCATATCATTAGAAGCTTTCCTAAGTGAACCAAATTCTTTAGTTTTAGCTAATAACATCATAGGTCCTATTCCAAACACCTTTATATTGTTTTCTATAATCCAAATTTTATACTCATAATTCATTTTTTTACTCCAATTGCCTTAAAGATATCATTATTTTCATTTATATACGACATAAGTTTTGACTCTGTATTCTTCTTTAATAAATAATAATCAAAATAATTTAAAATAAAAGCATTGTTTTTCTTGTGATTTAAATTGTAATTGTCAGTTTTAGAAATTTTAAACAATTTTGACATTAGTCCAAGTTCACCCAAGTCTGTGAAATCTTGATGAGAAAATTTATTTACTTTATATACCTTTGAATTTACACAATTATTAATCTCGCAAATTCTAAATATATATCTTGTGTTTTCTGAATTATACCATTCATCTGAAATTAATACTGAAGTTGGTTTGTTAAATCCATATTTTACGAATTTGCTACTGATTGGTTCAATCCAAGGATCAAGTGCAATAACCGATTTCACTCTATCATCCTTTTCAAGTAAAAGAGCTGCACTACCACCAATAGAATGACCAAGGAGTGCAATGTTATTTACATCAATTTTGTTTTTAAAATCTAAATTACTTTTTACAGAATTAAGTTTTTTTAATCCTTCAATTGTAAGCATAATATCTTTTTTGTAAATATCTATAATATTTTTTCCAAAAGAAAAATAATCCAAATCATCATTACTGAATAAGTTATCATCTAAATATATATTTTTATTATCAATATTCGTTACAATTGAACCATAAGTATGATTTATAACTGCAACCAAGTATCCATTTGAGGCAAGTTTTTCAGCTAGCGAAGTCTGAAAATCTCCAAGACTAGCAAAACCGTGAGAAATTATTACTACTGGCATTTTTTCTACGTTATTACTTACCTCTACATTTTTATATGAATTAGTTTTTATATTTCCTATATAACTTACAAAAAATTTAGGTATTTTATACTTAGCAAATATGTATTTTTCTAAGCCATCTATATTATCAATCCATCTATTTCTTTCTTTTGAAATTGAATCTGATGGATAATATAATTTTACTGAAATTTTCCTGTTTTCATTTTTACTTAAAATTTCTTTTCGCAGCGGATCAATCATTGTATAAATCTTATTTCCAACATAATATTTTCCTTTATATATTTTAAAATCATTTAATGGAAAAATAATAGACGAAAATAAAAAAGAAGCAATTAAAACTGTTACAATCCTTCGACTCAATTTATGTGAAACTTTAAGGTTTTTATTTTTATATATAAATCCAATATAAATAAGAAGAATATAGGTTATTATAATGAGTAATATGAGTGGTATAAGCTGCCATCTAAAGGTATCATAAATTATTAAATACACAGAAACAAACGACAAAAAGATAAAACCTATAAAGGCTTTATCAAAAAAAATATTTCTTAAATTCTTAAATACATAAATAAAAAATAAAACAAACGCTATTAAAATTTCTATAATATTCAAAGTATCACCTGTAATAATTTTTTTACTTACAAAACGCAAAAGACCTTATTTGCGTTTTGTAAGTTATTTACTTAACTATAACACAAATATAATCACATATATATACTTAATTTTACCCATTCATTAGATTCATCATCAGCACTAAAACCTACTCTTTCAAAAATCCGTCTTGAATGAATATCTTCAGATTTTAAAATTGTATACAATGATTCACCAGAAAATTGGTAATAATCAATTAAAAATTCTACGCATTCACTAACAAAATCAAAGCCTAACCCTTTACCTAGCAAATCAGGTAATAAGGCGCACCCCATATCAATATCATCATCTTCATCAAAAGAACATTCAATAAATCCAGCTAATTCCTCATCTTCATCTAGAGCAACGAAAAACTCACATGATTTTTTTTCTAAAAGTCGATCCAAATCAACATTATTTTTCTCTATATCGTAGCACGAATAGTCATTTTGATTTTTCCAATTTATTATTTTATCAACATCTTCATCCTTAATCAGTCGAAAATCAAACATACTGTTTTCTCCTTCCCTAAAAAAATAATATAACAATTAATATTATTCTTTTATTACCCGAAAAAAAAGCAAACTAACTCTATTTATTAAATTTTGATTTATAAAGTCTTCTCCTATCAAGAACATAAACTCCATCTGTAAATTCACCCGTGTCTACACTACTTAA includes:
- a CDS encoding sigma-54 interaction domain-containing protein; amino-acid sequence: MNDIIKNSHIRCENMKLSKNQIISKKIINQSELHKKIEENKYIIDISKKFIDDINNYYSDSKFFGILTDPNGCILMTFGEGEIMEVAKNMKMIPGAYMNEDSIGTNAMSLVISEKKPIQISGDDHYILAYRKWTCSASPIINKSGKMLGIIDITGYKEFMHPHTLGIAISIANSITKIIEKEEANESLALEKKYSETIMDFINSGILTCDLEGNIKSYNRYIKEMFGFSSKELDSFKAWRLFKGWNDMTSSVYNNENYSDKEVFVNTKRNKLMYSLTVYPIYDTLGEVKNIILIFKDIKKIRKLANDIMGRHAIYTFDKIIGKSKKIKDVKKMAMKISDSKSTVLILGESGTGKESFAQSIHNYGVRKNESFVALNCAAIPKNLIETELFGYEEGAFTGAKKSGQPGKFEIADGGTLFLDEIGEMPLDMQSKLLRVIEEGVVCRVGGLKEMVVDVRLIAATNSNLEDDVVNGKFRKDLYYRLNVLPLKLPPLREIKEDIPLFIEHFMKKTSKKLNKNIVEVDFNLMASLKNYSWKGNVRELENFVEHAINAERIPIETLKQTKENKSLNFLNAKLGYSLEEIEKEYIIKTLIEKEYNITSVAKILGIGRNTLYRKMKKYKIDTSI
- a CDS encoding regulatory protein RecX, producing MRENEVKKGFNYALNVLSYRDRTEKEIRDKMTTKEYEKSVIDEVLLKLKKLNLINDVEFTEKYVEFRIERYGKNRLKQELFRKGISKEIIENVLSYVGEDEEFLAAKEIAIKKFNQYGDIPFEKKYNRLMGLLSRKGYSYSTVKRVFEELGIKRSNYYE
- a CDS encoding winged helix-turn-helix domain-containing protein encodes the protein MNYEYKIWIIENNIKVFGIGPMMLLAKTKEFGSLRKASNDMNMSYTKALKIVKNIESNLNIKILKRSSGGLGGGGSHLTVEAENLIEKFEKFNSEVEKAINQIYIKNFE
- a CDS encoding alpha/beta fold hydrolase; its protein translation is MNIIEILIAFVLFFIYVFKNLRNIFFDKAFIGFIFLSFVSVYLIIYDTFRWQLIPLILLIIITYILLIYIGFIYKNKNLKVSHKLSRRIVTVLIASFLFSSIIFPLNDFKIYKGKYYVGNKIYTMIDPLRKEILSKNENRKISVKLYYPSDSISKERNRWIDNIDGLEKYIFAKYKIPKFFVSYIGNIKTNSYKNVEVSNNVEKMPVVIISHGFASLGDFQTSLAEKLASNGYLVAVINHTYGSIVTNIDNKNIYLDDNLFSNDDLDYFSFGKNIIDIYKKDIMLTIEGLKKLNSVKSNLDFKNKIDVNNIALLGHSIGGSAALLLEKDDRVKSVIALDPWIEPISSKFVKYGFNKPTSVLISDEWYNSENTRYIFRICEINNCVNSKVYKVNKFSHQDFTDLGELGLMSKLFKISKTDNYNLNHKKNNAFILNYFDYYLLKKNTESKLMSYINENNDIFKAIGVKK
- a CDS encoding GNAT family N-acetyltransferase — its product is MFDFRLIKDEDVDKIINWKNQNDYSCYDIEKNNVDLDRLLEKKSCEFFVALDEDEELAGFIECSFDEDDDIDMGCALLPDLLGKGLGFDFVSECVEFLIDYYQFSGESLYTILKSEDIHSRRIFERVGFSADDESNEWVKLSIYM